A window of Candidatus Thermoplasmatota archaeon genomic DNA:
TATGCGAGCGAACGTGCCGAGCACAGGGAAAACCGCCGATCCGGCGCCGTTTGCGTAGCGGTCGGCCCCGCCCAGGTCAAGCGTGAGAATCGTCCCACCGGGCGCGTAGCAGTTGTCTCCTTCGTGTCCGATGCGGACCAGTTTTTCGGGTAGGTTTTCGCCCCAGGGGGGCGTGCCGGGTCCGTTGTCCCAGCAGGGTTGGGCGATGAGGTCGTCGACAAGTTGCGTGACGTTTGGCGGGGACTGCTCCGTGCGTTCGAACGCAAGTCGGGGAGGTTCTAGGTAGTTGGGGTCTTCGGGGCTGATCCACTTGGAATTGGCTTTCAATCGTGGAATCTGTTGTTCGATCGTGTCGGCAAGCAGGATCGAGCAGGCCACGACGCGCGCCATGTCCACGCGCTCCACGATTTGGTTCCTGCGTTCGTCGGCCGGCGTGAGCTGCGCGTCGTTCATGCTTGTTTCAACGAACCAGGCGTGATCCTCGGCGGATACCTCTTTCCATGCCAGCCGAACTTGCAAGTCGCAAAAGTTGATCGTCGACAAGAGCGCGCCCGCTGCCAATTGCACGTGAAACGGGAGCTTTCCGACTTCGGATAGGACGAGGGTCCGCTCGCTTCGCGACAATGGAACGCCCAGTTGCGCGTACGTGTCGAGCATGGCCGCAGCCAAGGACTTGTGAACTGGCGGCGCAAGATCGACAACGTCGAAAGAGCCCATGGAACGCGCGATCTTCAGGACGTCGGAGATGCGAGACGCTTCGGACAGGGACAGAAGCTCTGCGATGGCGGCAGCGGCGACCGGTTGGGTCATCGAAGGGACGGCCGCCGGCGCCAACGGTGCCCAAGCGCCAACTGCAAGGCATGCGGCCAAAAGAAGCGCCAACCAGCTTTTCCCCAAGCGTCGCACCAGCGCGGAAAGCGTGCTAGGGGGCTTAAATGTTCTACGCAGATCGTCTCCAATTCTTGGCGACGATGCGCGGAAGAACGAATTCGCGAGAGACCGAGGCCGTCCACGCGGTCGTCTTCGACGGCGTGATCACGCAGCGGCTCCTCGACATCGCAAGCGAGAAGGGCATCGCGACGCTCGTCGGCGTGAAGACCGGCAACATCACGAAGAAGCCCGGCAACGTCGAGGTCGTGACGCGAGCCGAGCTCGAGCGGGCGTAGACGGGGGCCGCGGCCTCCGGCCGGTCATTCGACTAGGCAAGACCGACAAAGCATAAGAGGAGGCGGGCGCGATGAGCGCCCGGAGGCTTCCTCACGATGCGTCCGGCTCCCCGTCCAGCCCTGCGGCAAGCAACGGTCGTCCTCCTCGTCGCCGCGTTTGTGGCGGGGGGCTTACCCGTCGCCGCCCAGGCGCCCGCGCCTGCGCTTCCCGGCGCGCCGCTGGACCTTGCCGCCAAGCGGGGACCCGGCGAAGGCGTCGTGACGCTGGGGTGGTCGGCCCCCGCCGACGGTGGAGACTCCGTCACGCACTACCGGATCTACCGCTTGGCCGGCGACGCATCTGCCACCCTCGTCGGGACTTCGGCGACGCCGACCTTTGCGCACGCGGGCTTGTCGCCCGGCTCGTCGCACACGTACCGCGTATCGGCGGTGAACGCGTCGGGCGAAGGTCCCATGAGCGATCCCGTGACCGGTCATACTTGGCCGGCCCTCTCCGACGCCCTCGTCCGTCCCGGCGTCCAGATCTGGACCGAGGGCAAGGGCTGGTGCACGACAAACTTCGTCTTCCACAGCCCGGTCACGCGCAAGCTTTACATCGGCACGGCCGGCCACTGCGTCGACCACGCCATCGGCGCGAACGTCCATCTACCGTCCGCGCTCATGTACCACACGAGCCGCGTCGATGGCAACCGGGGCCCGGTGTTTGGCAAGGTCGCCTACTCGAGCTTCCTCCACGAGAACGTCTCGACGGCCCCCTGCTTTAGCGTCCTTGGCACGCCGGTGCCCGGCCTCAGCTGCGCCGTGGGCAACGGCAACCGCGCCAACGACTTCGCCCTCGTCGAGATCCTGCCCGCCTGGGAGGGCCTCGTTCACCCGGCCGTCCTCCACTTCGGCGGGCCCACCGCCGTCGTTCATCCCCTCGACGTCCCCGTTCTGACGGAGGTCGTGTCCTACGGCAACTCGCCCCTTCGCGCTGGCCTTGAGCCCACAAGCCCCAAGCGCGGCTTCGTCACGGGCCGCACGGCCGATTCCTGGACGGTCCAGATCTACACCGTTTCGCCGGGCGTCCCGGGC
This region includes:
- a CDS encoding fibronectin type III domain-containing protein, translated to MRPAPRPALRQATVVLLVAAFVAGGLPVAAQAPAPALPGAPLDLAAKRGPGEGVVTLGWSAPADGGDSVTHYRIYRLAGDASATLVGTSATPTFAHAGLSPGSSHTYRVSAVNASGEGPMSDPVTGHTWPALSDALVRPGVQIWTEGKGWCTTNFVFHSPVTRKLYIGTAGHCVDHAIGANVHLPSALMYHTSRVDGNRGPVFGKVAYSSFLHENVSTAPCFSVLGTPVPGLSCAVGNGNRANDFALVEILPAWEGLVHPAVLHFGGPTAVVHPLDVPVLTEVVSYGNSPLRAGLEPTSPKRGFVTGRTADSWTVQIYTVSPGVPGDSGSNLLLADGRALGIVVTLAFAPLAGSNGVTSLARALEYAEGRTGWQIELQTWDRLV